From the Synechococcales cyanobacterium T60_A2020_003 genome, the window CCCAAAAAATAGCTGCTAAAGCTGCGGCGTAGTGTTTGGGAAAAGGGCGATTGAAAACGGTTCGGTAGCCAGCTTACTAACCCAGACCAAACTTCGTCCCCGTGTTGGAGTAGGTAAAAGGTTAAAACTACCGTCAGGATTACGTCAATTAGCTTGTTGGCCGTGAAAAACGCAACGCCCAGGGTTAAGTTGACGGCTTCACCTGCAATACTTTGAATTTGCGACTTTAGCCGATCATTGGCTTGGGAAATCAAAACATCCAGATTAATCGGCCAGCCCATCTCTTCGATGTAGCGATCGAGCATCAAGAGCTGATTTTTACCGGAATCAAACCATTCTGGTAGGCGGGCGACCAACTGCTGCGCCTGGGTAATCACCAATGGCAGAATCGTTACCCCAACCGTGATCAGTCCTAATAGTGCAATCAGAAATACGACGATGGCCGATTGGGTTCGCTTCAGCCCTATCCGTTCCAGCCAGGTAATGGGATAGTTCAGCAAAAATGCTAAAAGCGCCGCGACAACAACGGTAACGAAAATAGATCGGAAATAGCTAAAAATCGTTGACAGTGCCCACACGTTCAGAACCAAGAGCGGAGCTGCCAGTGCAACGGTGATTGACCTAGATGCAAGACTCAAATGAGCCCACCAATTGGCAAGCCAGCTTTTTTGGGTTGATTCGCTGATCTGAGGCATAGACGATTTGCACTGGGATGAGGTAACCACTTCTGATTGTCATTATGCCGCAAGTTGCTCGTGCTGGGAGGCATGTAGGCCAACGAGACTTACAGAGGTTATACCCTTCGTTTGATCGCCCCTTTGCTAGAGTGAAACCATCCCTACACGCCCTTTTGTACGATGAATAGTTTGAACTGGCCAGTGCGCGATCGCTTTTTTGAACTCCATTCCCAGTGGTTGACGCTGATCGGTGAACATTTAGACACACCCACTGGGCAAACCCTGGAATACTGGCGCGTTGAAAAAGCGGATTCCCTAATCGTATTACCCATCTACGAACAATCCATCTTCCTGCCACCTCCTGTTTATCGACCTGGGCTTGGCGAAACTACCCTCGATTTTCCGGGTGGGCGATTTCAGCACGGTGAGGATCTACACACTACGGCTCAAACGATTCTAAATCGTGAACTTGGGATAGATGGAGCGATCGCCTACTTCTATCCTCTGAATGCCGCAGGGTGGCCTGTCAACAGTTCGTTTTCCAACCAAAGACTCTTTGGGGTCGTGGCTGAGCTTTCAGCTTATCCGCTATCGTCGGTGGACGTGATCACCTACCCCTTAACGAATGCTGGGATCCAGGATCTGTTGGAGGTGTTGACCTGTCTCCAATGTCGCTCGGTATTGCTGCAGTGGTGGATGACTCAACTTGGTGTGCTCAGGCGCTGAATAGGAAATTAAGTCTTCCTAGTGATTTGCGATGTTTCAGATGTTTCTAGGTTATTAGGTAGGACAAGATTAGTAGACCATCTCGGGGCTATATGTCTCCTTCGATGCTCTAAGGATCTAATACTCATAGCTGTTAAGCGATTGATGGATTCCCTACATCCTTCCGTACTCCGCCCGTCTAGCCAGAACTCTGAATTTTATTCTCACACAGAGGACTATTTCCTCGTGTGCGGATTGGGAAGCCTGGGACAACAATGCGTAACCATTCTGCGAGAGTTTGGAGGGCGGGTCAGTGCTATTGATCAGCATAAGCCCGATACCTGGGATATTCCTGACATTCCTGAGTGCTTAGATCGCCTATGGATTGGTGACTGTCAACAAACGGATGTGCTAAAACAAGCTGAAATCGATCGGTGTCGAGCCATTTTGTTGGTTACGAGCAATGAGCAGGTTAACATCGAAACCGCATTTGCTGCGCGACTCCTCAATCCTGCGGTCCGTTTGGTGGTGCGTTCAGCCAAGCAAAATCTAAATCAACTCTTAGAACAGCAGTTAGGGAATTTTGTAGCGTTTGAACCAACCCAACTGTCAGCTCATGCATTTGCCTTAGCAGCAATGGATCGAGATATTTTAGGCTTTTTCCATCTTGATGGAGAGCAGTTTCGGGTTGTTCACTACACAATTCAAACTGGTCATCGCTGGTGTAATACCCGACGGGTGTATGAGTTGAACAGCAGCAGTCGTCGCGTCTTACTGCATCGCTCAGCCACGGATCCCGTGACCGAGCTCCATCAATTTCATCAATGGAATCCGATGGATCGGATTTTAGCTGGAGATGAGGTCGTGACGCTGGAACGATTTCAAGGTCATGGATCGGAACGGGCAGCGTCTACCCAATCGTCTTCCATCTTTGAGAAGGTTAGGCTTGCATTGCGGCGTCTTCAGCCCTCTCTGCTGAGGCAGTATATCGAACAATTTCAGCACAACACCCAAGGAAATCAAATTCAGCGGGTCGTTATTATTTGCGGTCTCACAATTTTAGGATTGGTTATTTTGGGAACAGCTCTATTCTGGCGCAACTATCCTAATCTGAACGTTTTAGATGCTTTTGTGGCAACGGCTGTGCTGTTACTGGGCGGCTTTGGCGACCTATTTAGTGAGTTAACGATCACCAATAGTGGCATCCCTCAATGGTTGCGTCTGTTTGGGCTGTTTTTGACCCTGGCTGGAACTGCATTCGTAGGTGTCATTTATGCCCTACTGACCGAGAAACTCTTAACACTGCGATTGCAATTTCTCAGTCGTCGTCCTCCACTTCCAACCCAAAATCACAGTATCGTGATTGGTCTGGGGCAGGTTGGGCAACAGGTTATTGCCCTATTGCAAGAGTTAAAGCAATCCGTGGTCGGAATCACCGATTCTCAAATCCCCCAAGCCACGTTTCTCCCGCAAACACCGATCGTTTTTTCGAGCCAAAATACGGCACTCACCAAGGTCAATCTAGAGTCTGCAAGGAGCGTCGTTGCGGTAACGGCAGATGAAATGCAGAATCTTGAGTTTGGACTCATGGCTCACGCTGTGAATCCGAACTGTCGTTTAGTGATTCGCACCTACAATCGTCGCTTCAACGACAACGTTGCTCGATTATTTCCCTATGCTCATGTGCTCTGTGTCTCTGCGCTCTCCGCTGAAGCTTTTGCTGTCGCCGCCTTTGGCGAGAATGTTCTCAATCTCTTTCGTTTGCAAAATCGCACGATTTTGGTGACGGAATACCAAATTGAGTCGGATGACACGTTGAATGGGTTACTGCTTTCAGAAGTGTCTTACGGATATGGCGTTGTTGCAATTGTGCATCAAAGAGGAGGTAGCGGTTCATGGACTACCATGCCATCGGATGATAGTCGTTTACAAGTGGGCGATCGCCTTGTGGTGTTAGCGACAACTACGAGTCTCCAGCGGATCGAGAGGGGGGAAATGGCACCTCGACAATGGGGGATCTGGATTGAACGGCTGTTAAGCCCAACGACTGCCTTTGACGCAGGCTCGGAGCTAGCACGGGTGTCTGGATGTGATCTGAATTTGGCTCGAACGGTCATCGATCAGATTCCAACCCAGTTTCCGATTGCGCTCTACAAGCACCAAGCACTGAGACTGGTTAGACGCTTGAATAAACTACAGGTGATGGCACAGATACGATCGTTTGAAGTGACCCAATCGCTGGGTACCACACGTTAGAGAACTAAAGCGATCCATATAGAGAGAGCGTTGTCCCCTCCTATGCCATCGTTACCACGAGTGCAATGCTCTTAACTGCGGCGTTTTCTTGAGCTGGTGGGCGGCCATGCGGGTTAACACGTCATCCAGAATCGTAATGGCTTCTGCAATGAACGCGCCTTTGTTTAACATGACGCATTCCGCTCGTTCGGCCATTGCCGCATCGGTCATTTCTCCACGGGAGGGTGCGCCTTTTTTCACGAGACTCTCTAGAACCTGGGTTGCCCAAATGACCGGAACATGGGCGGCCTCACATAGCCAGAGAATTTCCTCCTGGATTTCGGCTAGGCGCTGATACCCAATTTCAACGGCTAAGTCTCCTCTGGCAATCATGACTCCAAAGGCTTGCTTCCCTGCGGCATGAATTATCAAGTCTGGCAGGTTAGATACAGCGATCGCCGTTTCAATTTTGGCAACAATGGCAGGCTTGGAGGCGCGATCGCCCAACCGATTGTTGAGTTCACGCTGCAGGAGTTCAATATCTTCAGGCGTTTGTACAAAGGAGTAGCCAATAATATCGGCGTGGGTGGCCACAAAGTCTAGATCGGCTAAGTCTTTTTCGGTGAGGGGGGTTAGGGGTAGGACTGTATTGGGGAAATTCAGCCCTTTTTCGGCACGCAGTTTGGCTCCCTTTGGACTGGTGTGGGTTACTTGGAGGAGGAGGCCAACCTGTCCATCGGGTAGAGGGTAGTGGCTATCTATAACTTTGGTGCGAATCTTACCATCGTCGATATAGACCAGCGTTCCCACCTCCAGAAGATCGAGAATTTCAGGAACGGTACAGCAAGTTTGAAAATGTTCAATGGAGTCAGAGCTGGATTGATCCGATGGTTGAGCGATGAGATCGTCAGGGATATGTCGAGCAAGGATGATTGAGTCGCCTCGAAATAGACGAGTTTTGTCTCCGGGAGCAATGACAGGCCCCGTCCGAATTTTCGGACCGCCTAAGTCCATCATGATTTTACACGATGCTCCGGTCTCTTGTTCTGCCCGCCGAACATGGTCGATCATGCGTGTCCAAGCGTCAGGATTATCATGGGCGCAATTAATCCGCACGCAGTTTGCACCGCATCGCAGCATCTCACGCACGAGGGTGTAATCGGTTGCGGCTTCCGTCGGCAGCGTAACCATAATTCTGACCTGTCGCTCAGATTGAGTGGAGCCAAATAATGCCTCGGTGTTGTGTTGCAGTAGACGATTACCTTCAAAAAAAGACTCGATGGGGGGACGATTCGGATGGGGAGCCGAGGCCGTGCCACAAATAATTTCTAGCGTTGCAATGACCGCATCAAGATTAGGCATAA encodes:
- a CDS encoding AI-2E family transporter, with the protein product MPQISESTQKSWLANWWAHLSLASRSITVALAAPLLVLNVWALSTIFSYFRSIFVTVVVAALLAFLLNYPITWLERIGLKRTQSAIVVFLIALLGLITVGVTILPLVITQAQQLVARLPEWFDSGKNQLLMLDRYIEEMGWPINLDVLISQANDRLKSQIQSIAGEAVNLTLGVAFFTANKLIDVILTVVLTFYLLQHGDEVWSGLVSWLPNRFQSPFSQTLRRSFSSYFLGQLIVATSMGATLTILFTILKIPFGQLFGLTIGLAAIIPFGGTVGIIFVTFLLALQKISIAIKVLIASVIVQQLVENGIAPRVLGSVTGLNPFWVFIAILTGARIGGLLGVVVAVPSAVLIREALFVIRTVRQTPLALESDTTDDNDSTASSNLTIQVDIPESAIPEESINR
- a CDS encoding NUDIX hydrolase, producing the protein MNSLNWPVRDRFFELHSQWLTLIGEHLDTPTGQTLEYWRVEKADSLIVLPIYEQSIFLPPPVYRPGLGETTLDFPGGRFQHGEDLHTTAQTILNRELGIDGAIAYFYPLNAAGWPVNSSFSNQRLFGVVAELSAYPLSSVDVITYPLTNAGIQDLLEVLTCLQCRSVLLQWWMTQLGVLRR
- a CDS encoding potassium channel protein; the encoded protein is MDSLHPSVLRPSSQNSEFYSHTEDYFLVCGLGSLGQQCVTILREFGGRVSAIDQHKPDTWDIPDIPECLDRLWIGDCQQTDVLKQAEIDRCRAILLVTSNEQVNIETAFAARLLNPAVRLVVRSAKQNLNQLLEQQLGNFVAFEPTQLSAHAFALAAMDRDILGFFHLDGEQFRVVHYTIQTGHRWCNTRRVYELNSSSRRVLLHRSATDPVTELHQFHQWNPMDRILAGDEVVTLERFQGHGSERAASTQSSSIFEKVRLALRRLQPSLLRQYIEQFQHNTQGNQIQRVVIICGLTILGLVILGTALFWRNYPNLNVLDAFVATAVLLLGGFGDLFSELTITNSGIPQWLRLFGLFLTLAGTAFVGVIYALLTEKLLTLRLQFLSRRPPLPTQNHSIVIGLGQVGQQVIALLQELKQSVVGITDSQIPQATFLPQTPIVFSSQNTALTKVNLESARSVVAVTADEMQNLEFGLMAHAVNPNCRLVIRTYNRRFNDNVARLFPYAHVLCVSALSAEAFAVAAFGENVLNLFRLQNRTILVTEYQIESDDTLNGLLLSEVSYGYGVVAIVHQRGGSGSWTTMPSDDSRLQVGDRLVVLATTTSLQRIERGEMAPRQWGIWIERLLSPTTAFDAGSELARVSGCDLNLARTVIDQIPTQFPIALYKHQALRLVRRLNKLQVMAQIRSFEVTQSLGTTR